A portion of the Trichomycterus rosablanca isolate fTriRos1 chromosome 17, fTriRos1.hap1, whole genome shotgun sequence genome contains these proteins:
- the LOC134331741 gene encoding cortexin-1 — protein MSDVPPLEYEPLSPALPSRPPLAADAEQRTALAFVGLLMLFLLFLLVRCFRILLDPYSRMPASSWTDHKEGLERGQFDYALV, from the coding sequence ATGAGCGATGTTCCCCCGCTGGAGTATGAGCCGCTCTCCCCTGCGCTTCCCAGCAGGCCCCCGCTGGCCGCCGACGCCGAGCAGAGGACGGCGCTAGCGTTCGTCGGGCTGCTCATGCTCTTCCTGCTCTTCCTGCTGGTGCGCTGCTTCCGGATCCTGCTGGATCCCTACAGCCGCATGCCGGCCTCATCCTGGACCGACCACAAAGAGGGCCTGGAGAGGGGCCAGTTTGACTACGCGCTGGTGTGA